A section of the Streptobacillus felis genome encodes:
- a CDS encoding phospho-sugar mutase, whose translation MNYMDKYNEWLSNKNLDTDLRKQLEEISNDEKEIEDRFYQELEFGTAGLRGKLGAGTNRMNEYVIARATQALANVIKKEGQEAMDRGVAFAHDCRIFSPEFALKAALVMASNGIRAYLFDSLRPTPELSYAIRYYKTISGVNITASHNPKNYNGYKVYWEEGSQIKSVISDAVFEEISKLDIFGNYVTLTKEEAIEKGLLVMIGEEVDEAFYKEVMNTSLRSNDELDMSIKLVYTPLNGAGNIPVRTVLSRKGYENVYVVKEQEMPDGTFPTLVYPNPEDLAAFEYSEKLAFEKDADILIATDPDCDRLAVEVMHKGKIVALNGNQTGVLLINYIISTMKEKNIFPENPVIVKSIVTGEMGTAVANKYGIEMIDVLTGFKNICAIANMYEESKEKNYIFGYEESIGYNIGTFLRDKDGVSASLMLTEMAAYYKKHGKTLIDVLYELFEEFGYYKEKGVSVVLEGMEGAQRIKRMMVKFREIFPRTIGDAKVKEVIDYKAQTVLNVETGEITPCHIEATDAVKFSYDDGSWYTLRPSGTEPKIKLYVYVKDGVEEKSVEKLSVFEKEVLEILYSID comes from the coding sequence ATGAATTATATGGATAAATATAATGAGTGGTTAAGTAACAAAAATTTAGATACAGATTTAAGAAAACAATTAGAAGAAATCTCAAATGATGAAAAAGAAATAGAAGATAGATTCTATCAAGAGTTAGAGTTTGGTACAGCAGGATTAAGAGGTAAATTAGGAGCGGGTACTAATAGAATGAATGAATATGTTATAGCTCGTGCTACACAAGCTTTAGCAAACGTAATTAAAAAAGAAGGTCAAGAAGCTATGGATAGAGGTGTTGCTTTTGCACATGACTGTAGAATATTTTCTCCAGAATTTGCACTTAAAGCTGCATTAGTTATGGCAAGTAATGGTATACGTGCTTATTTATTTGATAGTTTAAGACCAACTCCAGAATTATCGTATGCTATTAGATACTATAAAACTATATCTGGAGTTAATATTACAGCAAGTCATAATCCTAAAAACTATAACGGATATAAAGTATATTGGGAAGAAGGTTCTCAAATTAAATCTGTAATATCTGATGCTGTATTTGAAGAAATTTCAAAATTAGATATTTTTGGAAATTATGTAACTTTAACTAAAGAAGAAGCAATAGAAAAAGGTCTATTAGTAATGATAGGAGAAGAAGTAGATGAGGCTTTCTATAAAGAAGTAATGAATACTTCTTTAAGATCTAATGATGAATTAGATATGAGTATTAAATTAGTATATACACCACTAAATGGAGCTGGAAATATACCTGTTAGAACAGTTCTATCTAGAAAAGGTTATGAGAATGTTTATGTTGTTAAAGAACAAGAAATGCCTGATGGAACTTTCCCTACATTAGTTTATCCAAACCCTGAAGATTTAGCAGCATTTGAATATTCAGAAAAATTAGCATTTGAAAAAGATGCAGATATATTAATAGCAACAGATCCAGATTGTGATAGATTAGCTGTTGAAGTTATGCATAAAGGTAAAATAGTGGCATTAAATGGTAACCAAACAGGAGTATTATTAATTAACTATATAATATCTACTATGAAAGAAAAAAATATATTCCCAGAAAATCCAGTTATAGTTAAATCTATTGTTACAGGAGAAATGGGAACAGCAGTAGCAAATAAATATGGAATAGAAATGATAGATGTATTAACTGGATTCAAAAATATTTGTGCTATAGCAAATATGTATGAAGAAAGTAAAGAAAAAAACTATATCTTTGGTTATGAAGAAAGTATAGGATATAACATAGGAACTTTCTTAAGAGATAAAGATGGTGTTTCAGCTTCACTTATGTTAACTGAAATGGCAGCTTATTACAAAAAACATGGAAAGACACTTATAGATGTTCTTTATGAATTATTTGAAGAATTTGGATACTATAAAGAAAAAGGAGTATCTGTAGTACTTGAAGGTATGGAAGGAGCTCAAAGAATTAAAAGAATGATGGTTAAATTCAGAGAAATATTCCCAAGAACTATAGGAGATGCTAAAGTTAAAGAAGTTATAGACTACAAAGCACAAACAGTTTTAAATGTTGAAACAGGAGAAATTACTCCATGTCATATTGAAGCTACGGATGCTGTTAAATTCTCATATGATGATGGAAGCTGGTATACATTAAGACCATCAGGAACTGAACCTAAAATTAAACTTTATGTTTATGTTAAAGATGGTGTAGAAGAAAAATCAGTTGAAAAATTATCAGTATTTGAAAAAGAAGTTTTAGAAATTTTATACAGCATAGATTGA
- a CDS encoding murein hydrolase activator EnvC family protein, whose amino-acid sequence MKKKIMLFLALLSFAAFGDNIDKNKNRINQIDKQVKDNTNKINNNNSKINNAKKDEAAIKKEIQGLDALISKLQKEYSIIENEYVTLLKEIGKSEKEISLSIKKIEESSRKITEGKTDYSNKIKTWNKVFNSKVFQKNSFSAESAKKTNDLIKILEQDQSNIQKIEKYKQQEEDHKRQEEFLKNKTQQEAKKVEKKKLELENKRDELRRAKSSKDKAVKNLQYLQSSLKNENKKIEKTNSNLIAEKKKLEQQINAIIAAAKKREAEERRKAEEARKKAEAAKKNQSSGETNTKSEPVKEVVVPKGTGKFIMPINGSIVVAYGQEKTKGITSKGIEIRGSLGQAVKASDSGVVLYSGSLKGLGAVIMIDHGDFITVYGNLSSVRVASGAKVTKGQTIGVLGRDSITKEPNLYFEVRKGVNYVNPANYL is encoded by the coding sequence ATGAAGAAAAAGATTATGCTTTTTCTTGCTCTTTTATCTTTTGCGGCTTTTGGAGATAATATTGATAAAAATAAGAATAGAATAAATCAAATAGACAAACAAGTTAAAGATAATACTAATAAGATTAATAACAATAATAGTAAAATTAATAATGCTAAAAAGGATGAAGCAGCTATTAAAAAAGAAATACAAGGTTTAGATGCTTTAATTTCTAAATTACAAAAAGAATATAGTATTATTGAAAATGAATATGTAACTTTACTTAAAGAAATAGGTAAAAGTGAAAAAGAAATTAGTTTAAGTATAAAGAAAATTGAAGAAAGTAGTAGAAAAATAACGGAAGGGAAAACGGATTATTCTAACAAGATTAAAACATGGAATAAGGTATTTAACTCTAAAGTTTTTCAGAAGAATTCATTTTCTGCAGAATCTGCAAAGAAAACTAATGATTTAATAAAAATATTAGAGCAAGATCAAAGTAATATACAAAAAATTGAAAAGTATAAGCAACAAGAAGAAGATCACAAGAGACAAGAAGAATTTTTAAAGAATAAAACTCAACAAGAAGCAAAAAAAGTTGAGAAGAAAAAGTTAGAATTAGAAAATAAAAGAGATGAGTTAAGAAGGGCTAAATCTAGTAAGGATAAGGCTGTTAAAAACTTACAATATCTACAAAGTAGTTTGAAAAATGAAAACAAAAAAATAGAGAAAACAAATTCTAATTTAATAGCTGAGAAGAAAAAATTAGAACAACAAATAAATGCTATTATAGCAGCCGCTAAGAAAAGAGAAGCAGAAGAAAGAAGAAAGGCTGAAGAAGCTAGAAAGAAAGCTGAAGCTGCTAAGAAAAATCAATCTAGTGGTGAAACAAATACTAAATCAGAACCAGTTAAAGAAGTTGTTGTTCCTAAAGGTACAGGTAAGTTTATAATGCCTATAAATGGAAGTATAGTAGTAGCTTATGGTCAAGAAAAAACTAAAGGTATTACAAGTAAGGGGATAGAAATACGTGGAAGTTTGGGACAGGCAGTAAAAGCTTCTGATAGTGGAGTAGTACTTTATTCTGGTTCATTAAAAGGACTTGGAGCTGTAATTATGATAGACCATGGAGACTTTATAACAGTATATGGAAATCTTTCATCTGTTAGAGTTGCAAGTGGAGCTAAGGTAACTAAAGGTCAGACTATAGGTGTGTTAGGAAGAGATAGTATTACAAAAGAGCCTAATCTATACTTTGAGGTAAGAAAAGGTGTAAATTATGTAAATCCAGCAAATTATTTATAA
- a CDS encoding cell division protein FtsX has translation MIGKLFGGVKDNIKAEKGAFFSAVTTFILIFTLINIYIFGALNADSYRLKEEQANQVILYINDLNDEEKQALQAKVLNLDGVSSLRFVSKDVALKSLEKELNVDLSSEANPLEDAFFVHLKRDVNIDELSTKLSGLSEVSSIDLRAKVVNQTVMFSSALDYFLKYASIFLIVFAVIIIFNIVGLTVKTRKREIHESLLEGKSKGFIKTTFFLESVLAVLISGGVSYFMYVKIREAIVNLIEKAKGITAVQGFSTLEKESYVLLVVLGITLVLVFIINYLFLNRYYNLKYYEKIRREECNCPVVEEKVEEVVEEDFQDLREEQ, from the coding sequence ATGATAGGTAAATTATTCGGAGGGGTTAAGGACAATATTAAAGCGGAAAAGGGAGCTTTCTTTTCAGCTGTTACAACATTCATATTAATATTTACATTGATAAATATATATATATTCGGTGCATTAAATGCAGATTCATATAGATTAAAGGAAGAACAGGCTAACCAAGTTATCTTATACATCAACGATTTAAATGATGAAGAAAAACAAGCTCTTCAAGCTAAAGTTTTAAACTTAGATGGAGTAAGTTCATTAAGATTTGTATCAAAAGATGTAGCTTTAAAATCTCTAGAAAAAGAATTAAATGTTGACTTAAGTTCAGAAGCAAATCCACTAGAAGATGCATTCTTTGTTCATTTAAAAAGAGATGTAAATATAGATGAATTAAGTACAAAATTAAGTGGATTAAGTGAAGTTTCAAGTATAGATTTAAGAGCAAAAGTTGTAAACCAAACAGTAATGTTTAGTTCAGCACTAGACTATTTCTTAAAATATGCAAGTATATTCTTAATAGTTTTTGCTGTAATAATAATATTTAATATAGTTGGATTAACAGTTAAAACAAGAAAAAGAGAAATACACGAAAGCTTATTAGAAGGAAAATCTAAAGGATTTATAAAAACAACTTTCTTTTTAGAATCAGTATTAGCAGTATTAATTTCTGGAGGAGTAAGTTACTTTATGTATGTTAAGATTAGAGAAGCAATAGTTAATCTAATTGAAAAAGCTAAAGGGATAACTGCAGTTCAAGGATTTAGTACTTTAGAAAAAGAATCATATGTATTATTAGTTGTTTTAGGAATAACATTAGTTTTAGTATTCATAATTAATTATTTATTCTTAAATAGATACTATAATTTAAAATACTATGAAAAAATTAGAAGAGAAGAATGTAATTGTCCTGTAGTAGAAGAAAAAGTTGAAGAAGTAGTAGAGGAAGATTTCCAAGATCTAAGAGAGGAGCAATAA
- a CDS encoding transketolase family protein translates to MKMKATRQAYGEALVKLGKVNKDVVVLEADLSKSTMTTFFCQEFPERHINLGIAEANMIGTAAGIATTGKVPFASTFAIFAAGRAYDQIRNSVAYPKLNVKICPTHAGISLGEDGGSHQSVEDIALMRVIPGMVVLQPADATETEKMIFAAAEYQGPVYIRLGRLPVADIYTDGYEFKIGKATTLTEGEDVAIIATGLLVNEALKAEKILKEKGINVRVINMSTIKPLDEEVVLKAAKECKFVITSEEHSVIGGLGGAVSEYLSENHPVKVIKHGINDMFGQSADGNVMLDKYGLRAERIVELVLENI, encoded by the coding sequence ATAAAAATGAAAGCGACAAGACAAGCATACGGAGAAGCATTAGTTAAATTAGGTAAAGTAAATAAAGATGTAGTAGTTTTAGAAGCTGATTTATCAAAATCTACTATGACTACATTCTTTTGTCAAGAATTTCCAGAAAGACATATAAATTTAGGTATAGCAGAAGCTAATATGATAGGCACAGCAGCAGGTATAGCCACTACAGGTAAAGTACCTTTTGCATCTACATTTGCAATATTTGCAGCAGGTAGAGCATATGATCAAATTAGAAATTCAGTTGCCTATCCTAAATTAAATGTGAAAATATGTCCAACACATGCCGGGATTTCATTAGGAGAAGATGGTGGATCTCATCAATCAGTTGAAGATATTGCTTTAATGAGAGTAATACCAGGTATGGTTGTATTACAACCTGCAGATGCTACAGAAACTGAAAAAATGATTTTTGCTGCAGCAGAATATCAAGGTCCTGTATATATTAGACTTGGAAGATTACCTGTTGCAGATATTTATACAGATGGGTATGAGTTTAAAATTGGTAAGGCTACTACATTAACAGAAGGGGAAGATGTTGCAATAATTGCAACAGGTTTACTTGTTAATGAAGCACTAAAAGCTGAAAAAATACTAAAAGAAAAAGGAATTAATGTTAGAGTAATAAATATGTCTACTATTAAACCGTTAGATGAAGAAGTTGTTTTAAAAGCAGCAAAAGAATGTAAGTTTGTAATAACTTCAGAAGAACACTCTGTAATAGGAGGACTTGGAGGAGCAGTAAGTGAATACTTATCTGAAAATCATCCTGTTAAAGTAATCAAACATGGAATTAATGACATGTTTGGTCAAAGTGCTGATGGTAATGTAATGTTAGACAAATATGGTTTAAGAGCTGAAAGAATAGTAGAATTAGTTCTTGAAAATATTTAA
- a CDS encoding transketolase: MGKKELKEISTRIRRNIVEMIYHAKSGHPGGSLSIADILTVLYFEEMNIDPKNPLMPNRDRLVLSKGHAVPGVYATLMERGYIDKSLITELRKFGSPLQGHPDLKKLHGIDMSTGSLGQGLSAAQGMALSAKIFGDDFRVYVILGDGEMQEGQIWEAFMSSAHFKLDNLVAFLDSNDLQIDGNVSKVMPINPIADKYRAFNWHVIEINGHCFDEIRAALKEARETKGKPTVIIAKTSKGKGVSFMEDNAGWHGKAPNLEELNKALEELK; this comes from the coding sequence ATGGGAAAAAAAGAATTAAAAGAGATTTCAACACGTATTAGAAGAAATATAGTGGAAATGATATACCACGCGAAATCTGGGCATCCTGGAGGTTCACTTTCAATTGCAGATATTTTAACAGTACTTTATTTTGAAGAAATGAACATAGATCCTAAAAATCCATTAATGCCTAATAGAGATAGATTAGTATTAAGTAAGGGACATGCAGTTCCAGGAGTATATGCTACATTAATGGAAAGAGGATATATAGATAAAAGCTTAATAACTGAATTAAGAAAATTTGGATCTCCTTTACAGGGTCATCCAGATTTAAAAAAATTACATGGTATAGATATGTCTACAGGTTCATTAGGGCAAGGATTATCAGCTGCACAAGGTATGGCCCTTTCTGCTAAAATTTTTGGTGATGATTTTAGAGTATATGTAATACTTGGTGATGGTGAAATGCAAGAAGGGCAAATTTGGGAAGCATTTATGTCATCAGCTCACTTTAAATTAGATAATTTAGTTGCATTCTTAGATTCAAATGACTTACAAATAGATGGTAATGTGTCTAAGGTTATGCCTATTAATCCTATTGCAGATAAGTATAGAGCATTTAATTGGCATGTAATAGAAATTAATGGCCATTGCTTTGATGAAATAAGAGCGGCTTTAAAGGAAGCAAGAGAAACTAAAGGGAAACCAACTGTTATAATAGCTAAAACCTCTAAAGGTAAGGGAGTTTCATTTATGGAAGATAATGCAGGTTGGCATGGTAAAGCACCAAATCTTGAAGAATTAAATAAAGCTTTAGAAGAATTAAAGTAG
- a CDS encoding MFS transporter has product MSKRLTKATYIFYGLGVAYFMLDQIFNQWIQYFYLPSEKAIADYGISVIMPPIYLAIAFVIMRFVDAIADPIVGYMSDNSNSKIGRRSIYMLTGIIPLALSMIAFFYPLTSSVLITTLYLAFVGSVYFVAYTLVGGPYNALIPDLATNKEERLNLSTSQSVFRLVFTAIPLILSPVILSNMIKSGMNFITAIRIMVTGFSFLSAVIVIVSVILLKENKIAVKKNSDAKKINFKDAFSYLKNKEIMLYFIGFFFFFSGFNIIRNSVLYYVTVILGQSEKAASIPTTILFVVSALFFPITQALCKKFDYRKIMLFDLALIIFGTFGLIFLGAKSKLLFFTMFSIVGAGVSGSAFIFPPAMLSEISTKLYEKYNVSVEGMMFGIQGLFLKLALLLQIVTTTLVLPLGGNGGATKLGVLATLVIAIIFLIISFLSYFLKKSEI; this is encoded by the coding sequence ATGTCAAAGAGATTAACTAAAGCAACATACATTTTTTATGGACTTGGTGTTGCATATTTTATGCTAGATCAGATTTTTAACCAGTGGATACAATATTTTTATTTACCATCTGAGAAGGCAATTGCAGATTATGGTATTAGTGTAATAATGCCACCTATATATCTTGCTATAGCTTTTGTTATAATGAGATTCGTAGATGCGATAGCAGATCCTATAGTTGGATATATGTCGGATAATTCAAATTCGAAAATAGGTAGAAGAAGCATATATATGTTAACTGGGATTATACCACTTGCACTTTCTATGATAGCTTTTTTTTATCCATTAACAAGTAGTGTTTTAATTACAACACTTTATTTAGCTTTTGTAGGTAGTGTCTACTTTGTGGCTTATACATTAGTAGGAGGTCCGTATAATGCTTTAATACCGGATCTTGCAACTAATAAGGAAGAACGGTTAAACCTTTCTACTTCACAATCAGTATTTAGATTAGTATTTACAGCAATACCATTAATTCTAAGTCCTGTCATATTATCTAATATGATTAAATCAGGTATGAATTTCATAACTGCAATAAGAATTATGGTTACAGGATTTTCATTTTTAAGTGCTGTTATAGTAATAGTTTCAGTAATATTATTAAAAGAAAATAAGATTGCTGTCAAAAAAAATAGTGATGCAAAGAAAATTAATTTTAAGGATGCATTCTCTTATTTAAAAAACAAAGAAATAATGCTATATTTCATAGGTTTTTTCTTTTTCTTTTCAGGTTTTAATATTATTAGAAACTCAGTATTATACTATGTTACTGTAATATTAGGTCAAAGCGAAAAAGCAGCAAGTATACCAACTACTATACTTTTTGTGGTTTCTGCACTTTTCTTCCCTATAACACAGGCTTTATGTAAGAAATTTGATTATAGGAAGATTATGCTTTTTGATCTTGCATTAATAATATTTGGAACTTTTGGATTAATATTTTTAGGTGCAAAATCTAAATTATTATTTTTTACTATGTTTTCTATAGTAGGAGCTGGAGTAAGTGGATCGGCATTCATATTTCCACCTGCTATGCTTAGTGAAATATCAACAAAACTTTATGAAAAATATAATGTGAGTGTTGAAGGAATGATGTTTGGTATACAAGGACTATTTTTAAAACTTGCATTATTACTTCAAATTGTAACTACTACCTTAGTACTACCTTTAGGAGGAAATGGTGGAGCTACTAAATTAGGTGTGTTAGCAACTTTAGTAATAGCTATAATATTTTTAATCATATCTTTTTTAAGCTATTTTTTAAAAAAGAGTGAAATATAA
- a CDS encoding alpha/beta hydrolase, whose amino-acid sequence MFLFDSYLLNAIEKYPRVTLEMSLKDVMKSKNRLICGKYSPLSFDMEFEEIEYSSGNIKLYGWYIPVDGAKKTIVINHGRKNNRVFSLKFLQLFIDMQLNEKYNIFLPDLRNSGKSDIAKTAFGYRFAEDIKNTLIMLNEKFYTTDFVLYGFSQGGMGSALVPYLYAEELSLKGINIEKMILDSPVSNIKETILHHSLFLGLKIPSVIMSFPLARFNFKIDGRLNELRLSKVLGKVPTLILQSEKDDVTPYDMINKEYQIIKDLCSHDDGLVKPIFKVFRKGQHVRIYLQYKWEYTDSIQNFLNLE is encoded by the coding sequence ATGTTTTTATTTGATAGTTATCTTTTAAACGCAATAGAGAAGTATCCAAGAGTTACACTTGAAATGTCTTTAAAAGATGTAATGAAAAGTAAAAATAGGTTAATTTGTGGAAAATATTCCCCTCTTTCTTTTGATATGGAATTTGAGGAAATTGAATATAGCTCAGGTAATATTAAGCTTTATGGTTGGTATATTCCTGTAGATGGAGCAAAAAAAACAATAGTTATTAATCATGGGAGGAAAAATAATAGGGTATTTAGTTTGAAATTTTTACAACTATTTATAGATATGCAACTTAATGAGAAGTACAATATATTTTTACCTGATTTAAGGAATTCAGGTAAATCAGATATTGCTAAAACAGCTTTTGGTTATAGATTTGCAGAAGATATTAAAAACACACTAATAATGTTAAATGAAAAATTTTATACTACAGATTTTGTTCTTTATGGTTTTTCTCAAGGAGGTATGGGAAGTGCTTTAGTTCCTTATCTATATGCTGAAGAACTAAGTTTAAAAGGAATAAATATTGAAAAAATGATACTAGATTCACCAGTATCAAATATAAAGGAAACAATATTACACCATTCATTGTTTTTAGGGCTGAAAATTCCTTCAGTAATTATGAGTTTTCCACTTGCAAGATTTAATTTTAAGATAGATGGGAGATTAAATGAATTAAGGCTTTCAAAAGTTTTAGGTAAGGTTCCTACATTAATACTTCAATCTGAAAAAGATGATGTAACACCTTATGATATGATAAATAAGGAATATCAGATAATCAAAGACTTGTGCAGTCATGATGATGGTTTAGTAAAACCGATATTTAAGGTATTTAGGAAAGGTCAACATGTTAGAATTTATTTGCAATATAAATGGGAATATACAGATTCTATACAAAATTTTTTGAATTTGGAGTAA